Proteins encoded together in one Amblyomma americanum isolate KBUSLIRL-KWMA chromosome 1, ASM5285725v1, whole genome shotgun sequence window:
- the LOC144119012 gene encoding histone-lysine N-methyltransferase PRDM7-like, with protein MELAKFCYECGADHPGDCPVHGPWTHVKDTKVVAGDPLRANKTLPKGLSIRRSTMTGAQYGVFTLEPLPKGVYFGPYEGVKMKDNGEGNSYTWQVHKNGEVFLLDGRPLDKSNWMRYVNYAAGPEEQNLVAYTRGGNIYYRTIKAVGTGQELFVWNGTSSAREQGLLAKPCSSGLSTKALFAA; from the exons ATGGAGCTTGCCAAG TTTTGCTATGAATGCGGAGCAGACCACCCCGGAGACTGCCCCGTACACGGCCCGTGGACCCACGTCAAGGACACCAAG GTGGTCGCCGGAGACCCGCTACGCGCAAACAAGACCCTCCCGAAAGGCTTGTCCATCCGGCGATCCACCATGACGGGCGCCCAGTACGGAGTGTTCACTCTGGAGCCGCTGCCAAAAGGGGTCTACTTCGGTCCCTATGAGGGCGTCAAGATGAAGGACAACGGCGAGGGCAACAGCTACACCTGGCAG GTTCACAAGAACGGCGAGGTGTTTCTGTTGGACGGCCGTCCACTAGATAAATCCAACTGGATGCGATATGTAAACTACGCTGCCGGCCCCGAAGAACAGAACTTGGTGGCCTACACGCGCGGCGGAAACATCTACTACCGGACAATCAAGGCCGTGGGCACTGGCCAAGAGCTCTTCGTGTGGAACGGCACATCGTCTGCCCGTGAGCAGGGACTGCTCGCCAAGCCTTGCAGTTCGGGGCTCTCCACGAAAG caTTGTTTGCGGCGTAG